Within Wyeomyia smithii strain HCP4-BCI-WySm-NY-G18 chromosome 2, ASM2978416v1, whole genome shotgun sequence, the genomic segment AGGGGGGGtcatttattacgaactttgttAATATCGTCTACCATtttggcgcgtaaaaagctaatTAGGGAATTAGAATCATTGTTCGATTGACAATTGgggcacagactaacagacgtaacactggaacctagctccatcgtttcaaaaaacgatcatttcaaattcccAATCGCGCGTCAACGCCGCTTggagcgctgtcatgcaatcttatacatattttgtggttctccatttgacacatgctgtaacgctagcgctgatgtctaAATACATGACGCATCGCAAACACGGCAGCAGaaggtgctagtgttactaacgttaAATACTGGAAtcgtccgaacgatgattttattgaaaatttgttcgaagtgttatgtctgttagtctgtggttggGGCCTAGTTGGAGTTGGagtaaaaatgatgatgatgatttgcgAGCAGCATTTTCTTTAGCAAGTTTTATTTGCAGTGAGTTATCCATGAGCTTGTGTTGAGCGCTGATGTTGAAATACAAGACGCATCGCGAGCACGACAGCAGATAGTGTTACTAATGAAAAGAACTGGTCTCATCCGatcaatattattgaaaattggttcgaagtgttatgtctgtcagtctgtcgttataccataatttaagcacagacaaacagacgtgcctcttctaagaaaaatcctgaaaaatcttcgttcttattcgaaacgttacactcgtgcgccaccatgtgagcctattgcctactaacttcttttcgtaaaacggtttttgtctttgctaatgggtgtgcgcgCTTGCTTAAATTAAATTCAGCtgcattactgacggtttttgtctttgataatgaaagtgcacgcttgcttatagcgacactagcggcattattgcccactaagcaaaatttcaaaataatcattaTTTTTCAGGTCGATGAAATAGGGTGTTCTAGgggtatttatattattatttcttttgataagaaatgtcaaaagaaatacatattctactgaattttcttaatttaaatagcaaaactaataaaaaatcgatttcgaattttaacaactgtaagtggttttaagacataccctaccgtcaagaaatcatgacacagggaggccaggtcatttttaaaatatctttACACTCCACAAATAATGTTTTATACATAGAAAATCTGTAAACACGGTCCCCGTTGAAAGTTTACAAAACTTCCAGTGACACATTAAATCGAGTGAGGTTAATCAACCGACTATAAGGCTTCCACTTATTCACACGCgctcaaatgttttcaatattaagacatgtcttcacatctggcatccctgtcatGACACGTGAACCAGAGTTATATTTTCCACAAGCCAGCAGCAGAAATGTCACTCAGCTTACTACCAGGGTTATATCCCCCAAAAAGCCAGCAACAGCAATGTCACTCTGTGCACTTCTTGCCACACTAAAACAAGTCGACATATATTCTCTATTAAATTTGTCCAATGATTTTAACGTACCAAAAGATCTCTCAATTTTATATGATTCCATTAGAAAtccatttgtaaattaaatgtgatacaataatttttatgaatcgcacaatgaaataattaatatcggattttcacatccattttatttgatattcATTAACGACTAACATGTGacgcaaaaatttaaatttaccgGCAATATTGCGGAATACATTTCATAAAGTAGATATATAAACCGCCATGTTTCCAAATCAACATATAAATCTTATTGATAAATCCAATGAAAAACACACGTCGCCGTGACTTTGGACTTCTTGTCAGTTTACTAgtgaagttttgttttgacgtttgGATTTGGTATCGAATAATCCAGATTGATATTCAAAATGGCAACACCACGAAAAGACTGCGTCATATTGGGCGATTGGAAGGATATTTGCTTATCTCCAATGGGTAAGTTATTTTTCTACACTTCATTTGAGTTTAAACTTACATAGATATTCCCAACTATAGATCACACCGAAGAAATTGGCACTTATCAAATCGTAGGGCAAACAACGAACAGAACATTGGAACTGGGATCAAGTGGCCAACGTTGAATCGGTAATTTCTTTTCAGAACCGGTAATTTATTTTCAGGAAGTCACTAGTGAAATCTCAATAGTTGTGACCGTCACTGACCGACGTAACTCATTTTTGCCTCCTTAATTTATAGGATTGCCGTTTAAGAGTCAACAACCAAGTAcaaatttgttgaaataaatatttttataataaattcttGTATCTTTCAGAAACAAACATATCATATGAAAGAAACAGTCCCTTAAGTGAAGTTATTTCTAGGGAAAATAACAAGAAATGCATGAGATTTTCCtatgaaattgttattgtatgtcAAGATATAAATTATGGAATTTCCAATGAGTCTAATGGATTATATGTTCTTTAGTTTTCAAAGGGTTTTCTTATCTATTTTAAAAGCTTGGTAGTAATGTGTGTCTATCAGACGATCCTATGAAGAATGCATGACACATTTTCGATCACATCGTTTTGATTGGAAGTTCtaatagtgcaaatttataacaCTCCCATATAATATGAACAGGTGAGATTATTTCAGTGCAGTTggtgaaaattttaaacaaatataatttttcaattttaaaatcaaagaaaactcgtagagatctaaggcaaattacgtaacgcctactgaaaggtcggttatcgattagtataagaaaaagcaggtattttttcaaattaaaaccccctattgtcatcgagtggcacgtctgtttgtctgtgatttaaGTATGTTTTTCGttataaataaatcaaatttataatcAATATCATtatccagaacaataaaaaacattgtttttgcctaggttttgccatttttatcatgaaaagggAAGATATATAACAAATCTTAACAATAAATTCTCAGGCATTATTcccataaataataaataatgaaaaaataccatgttttttaaTGGTTATAATAGAAAACATCTTCCATacactgttctcaccgcaaaatacatcgaattttttttcgggttttATGGGTTTTCTTTAAAACCGAAATGAGTATCGATGTCAAAATCTTTTGATCCAAGTATCGATACAAGGATTGGCCATTCccattgtttatattttgtttggaaaaataataaacaaaaagttcttAAGAAAGTTGGTTGGTTCGCTATTTCGCTTATTTTACTGTTGCAAACATGAGTGTAAAAACTGGCTCAAACGTATGTCCTACTATAGAAGAACGATCAGGAAACGTTCGTGAGGTTGGATCACAAGCAGTGTGGAGTCTATCGTCTTGTAAACCGGGTATTACCAGTTCTGCAAATACTTGTAACAACGGTTCTAAAACTCAGATTAATTAATTACTATTAGGTTTTGGAGTAGAGCAGTTGCGAGATAATTCTATGGAAACCTACTGGCAATCGGACGGACAGTTGCCACATCTGGTCAACATCCAGTTTCCGCGGAAAACCACAGtaagccaaatatatatttaCTCCGATTATAAATTAGACGAAAGCTATACTCCGAGTCGTATCTCAATCCGATGTGGTACACATTTCAACGATCTGCAAGAGGTTGAGGTAATAGATCTTTGCGAACCGTCTGGCTGGGTGTGTATCCCCATCAAAGAAGTACGAGACATTCCGATGCGAACATTTATGATACAAATTGCTGTGATAAGTAATCATCAAAACGGCCGCGACACACACATGCGTCAAATTCGCGTTCATTCACCCACAGAGGGTACAACTTATCCGCTCGAGCAATTTGGTCCATTTAGTACGATAGAATTTCAACAGTTCCGAACAATACGGTAGAAGGGTGCCAAAATAAAGTGGAACTGATATATAATGTTGAATATTGTAATTATATCCGAATTGGTTAGGAATTATCCGAGTTAGGAAATTAATACTTGGTTTATTGTTTATATTTAAGATTTAATATGTTCATACTCCGGTTTTCAAGTCTGATTCACTGATAAAGCATTGATCTTAGAATAGGTTAGACTGAAATACAATCGTTCCGGTTACTGGACGATCTTCTCCGTTATAATTGATTGTTTTTGGCATC encodes:
- the LOC129722159 gene encoding anaphase-promoting complex subunit 10 encodes the protein MSVKTGSNVCPTIEERSGNVREVGSQAVWSLSSCKPGFGVEQLRDNSMETYWQSDGQLPHLVNIQFPRKTTVSQIYIYSDYKLDESYTPSRISIRCGTHFNDLQEVEVIDLCEPSGWVCIPIKEVRDIPMRTFMIQIAVISNHQNGRDTHMRQIRVHSPTEGTTYPLEQFGPFSTIEFQQFRTIR